A single genomic interval of bacterium harbors:
- a CDS encoding hemolysin family protein, with amino-acid sequence MGAGEGGLSAVLVFAAAYAFAMLMVGLLASYSRVVGLYRNGLLAPESLGAGLRRSLEVPQRLAATAGTLHLAATAVGCLAAGRAAAAAWPDLDGVRFYATVALVVACLWSLGAAAARWSARGAGVAAARVQVRVMAPAVWLLRPWTSLLMGMGARPEDTLPGADAGSQLSAGEIRSLIDDRQDGVSLEHDEREMIQSIFDFRETAVREIMVPRIDMVALDAGCPVSEAVRTIEECRHSRIPLYEGSVDHVTGLLYAKDLLPLVDGAGMRDGDRRVGDLARPAYFVPESKRLDEVLAEFRSQRIHMAVVIDEYGGTAGIVTLEDVLEEIVGEIEDEFDEQEQLFAWLDDRSLRVDPKINLEDLQDVLGIELPLGEGSETLAGLIYEAAGRVPAQGDRVAVAGLDVEVERVEDRRIMQVRLVSTAPLPGRLPKETPS; translated from the coding sequence TGGGGCTGCTCGCGTCCTATTCGCGCGTGGTCGGCCTCTACCGCAACGGGCTGCTGGCTCCGGAGTCGCTGGGGGCTGGCCTGCGGCGCAGCCTGGAAGTGCCACAGCGGTTGGCCGCCACCGCCGGCACGCTGCACCTGGCGGCGACCGCCGTCGGCTGCCTCGCGGCCGGCCGGGCGGCGGCCGCGGCGTGGCCCGACCTGGACGGCGTCCGTTTCTACGCGACGGTCGCGCTGGTCGTGGCCTGCCTGTGGTCCCTGGGCGCCGCCGCAGCCCGCTGGTCGGCCCGGGGCGCCGGCGTGGCGGCCGCGCGGGTGCAGGTGCGGGTCATGGCGCCGGCGGTCTGGCTGCTGCGGCCGTGGACGTCGCTGCTGATGGGGATGGGCGCCCGTCCCGAGGACACGCTGCCGGGCGCCGACGCCGGTTCCCAGCTGAGCGCCGGCGAGATCCGCAGCCTGATCGACGACCGGCAGGACGGGGTCAGCCTCGAGCACGACGAGCGCGAGATGATCCAGAGCATCTTCGACTTCCGGGAGACGGCGGTGCGGGAGATCATGGTCCCGCGCATCGACATGGTGGCCCTGGACGCCGGCTGCCCGGTGAGCGAGGCCGTGCGCACGATCGAGGAGTGCCGGCACTCGCGCATCCCCCTCTACGAGGGCAGCGTCGACCACGTCACGGGCCTGCTCTACGCCAAGGACCTGCTGCCGCTGGTCGACGGCGCCGGCATGCGCGACGGCGACCGCCGGGTCGGCGATCTGGCGCGCCCGGCCTACTTCGTCCCCGAGAGCAAGCGGCTCGACGAGGTCCTGGCGGAGTTCCGCTCCCAGCGCATCCACATGGCGGTGGTGATCGACGAGTACGGCGGCACCGCCGGCATCGTGACGCTCGAGGACGTGCTCGAGGAGATCGTGGGCGAGATCGAGGACGAGTTCGACGAGCAGGAGCAGCTCTTCGCCTGGCTCGACGACCGTTCGCTGCGCGTCGACCCCAAGATCAACCTGGAGGACCTGCAGGACGTGCTGGGGATCGAGCTGCCCCTGGGCGAGGGCAGCGAGACCCTGGCGGGGCTGATCTACGAGGCCGCGGGCCGGGTGCCCGCGCAGGGCGACCGCGTGGCCGTCGCCGGCCTCGACGTCGAGGTCGAGAGGGTCGAGGACCGGCGCATCATGCAGGTCCGCCTGGTGTCGACGGCCCCGTTGCCCGGCCGCCTGCCGAAAGAGACGCCGTCATGA
- a CDS encoding DUF502 domain-containing protein, with protein sequence MTSRLKQYFLTGLLTIAPAAITGWILWRVYLLVDRALRPGLERFPYLRDHLAPFLITLMGVVGSLIVVVLIGLVTRTLIGVAMFGAIDRLVARIPVIKSVFGAVKQVSEVLLADNRQAFQKVVAFEYPRRGLYSLGFITQDDPARGLVHVFLPTTPNPTTGFLLLIPREQTVLLPLTVEEGIRLIISGGAVLDAGRGRVIDEVMVRAAAGRPEEGEGAP encoded by the coding sequence ATGACCTCGCGCCTGAAGCAGTACTTCCTGACCGGGCTGCTGACGATCGCGCCCGCGGCGATCACCGGCTGGATCCTGTGGCGGGTCTACCTGCTGGTCGACCGCGCCCTGCGGCCCGGGCTCGAACGGTTCCCGTACCTGCGCGACCACCTGGCGCCGTTCCTGATCACGCTGATGGGCGTGGTCGGCAGCCTGATCGTCGTGGTGCTGATCGGCCTGGTCACCCGCACCCTCATCGGCGTGGCGATGTTCGGCGCCATCGACCGCCTGGTCGCCCGCATCCCGGTCATCAAGAGCGTGTTCGGGGCGGTCAAGCAGGTCTCCGAGGTGCTGCTCGCCGACAACCGCCAGGCCTTCCAGAAGGTGGTCGCCTTCGAGTACCCGCGGCGCGGGCTGTACTCGCTGGGCTTCATCACGCAGGACGACCCCGCGCGCGGCCTGGTGCACGTCTTCCTGCCGACCACGCCCAACCCGACGACGGGCTTCCTGCTGCTGATCCCGCGCGAGCAGACCGTGCTGCTGCCCCTGACGGTCGAGGAGGGCATCCGCCTGATCATCTCGGGCGGGGCGGTGCTCGACGCCGGGCGCGGCCGCGTGATCGACGAGGTCATGGTGCGCGCCGCCGCCGGCCGTCCGGAGGAAGGAGAGGGCGCCCCATGA